A stretch of DNA from Chionomys nivalis chromosome 14, mChiNiv1.1, whole genome shotgun sequence:
AAGTAATTATTTTGCAAGCATGAAGTTCTGAGTTAGGATATCCAAAATTCATGTGGAAAAAAGGTCAGGTGTGTGACTAATTTCAGTGCTGGGGTAGGGAGGAGACAGGCAACTCACTGGACTCTCCTCAGTTTGGCTGAAATGTCTAGTTCTGTGTCCAATAAGAGTCTTCATCTAAAAAAAACTAGAGCAAAATACCCATCGTTGACCTATGACTCCCACCTGGGTGCATGTAGAGGCAAACGTGCATACATCACACGCAAAATAATCATAATACAATAATGAGAATGCAGTCAGAAACTGAACTTGGGCTTCTGTTTAGCCAGATTCCCACTACTTCACTCATTTAGAAGCAAAGTCTCCCCTGGCAGTGTGCAGATCAGCACAGAAGCTTGCTGCTTTAAAACTTCTACTGGACAGCTGAGAatttagctcagtggcagaaccaTGGGCTTGGGCTTAATCCCCAACATAAAAACCCAGCGTCTGCTCTCAGTCGGGGCTTGTTTCCTTGCTTGATACTggcactttttcttttccttgtgagCCCATCTGTTGCTAGTATACTGCTGTTGGGCTGATGTGCCACTGTTTTCCTCAAGAAACTCTACTAATAGAGTCTGGGAAGTTAAAAGTAgaattccttcctctcctttggtCTGCCACATCTGGTCAGTTTTCTCAGGTCTACCTGTCGGTGTTTTTATTGCTTGCCTGTGACTAGTCTAGGTTGCTGCCCACCTTGGCGTAGCTATAAACATGTCAATAGATAAGTCTACTCTTTACCAGCCCCTGCTGGGCACTATACCATGGACGTCCAGTGGTGACCATTCCTTATCCCGATCAGAGTGGGAACACTGGCTTTACTTTCAGCTTGGAACAGTTCACTTACTCTAAAAGGTTTCTGTGGACCTTTCCCAGGTCTCCCTAACAGGCCTTAGAAAGGATACTCACCTCATCTGTAAGTGTGCCTTACCTTCCTGTCTAGGCAGCCACGAACAAGTGGCTCTCGCCATCCTTAGCATAGTGTTggcttttcttattttgtgttctccacccccccccaatGAAATATTCCTAGCTTATCTCTTGAGAGTGGCCTTTGCACAACTAAGATAAGCCTGTTTTTAGTCTATTTTATATAGGTGTATTTAGCCCAAATTGCATCTTTTCCTGGTTTCccggtagacagacagacagacacagtttGCAAAAACTGACTCTGACTTGTCAGTTGAGGTTGAATGGTTGAGCTGATCCCCAAGTCCTGCACAGCAACCTTCCCACTCTCAGAAATACTAAGTATAACATGAGCTACCTCTTTGCCTACTCCAGGTTCTACCCCTAAGGACAGCGTTGTTCTTAGACttggttctgttttctctgcaggaATCCAGAGCTTCTGTAAGGACCTGGTGGAGGTGGCAGACATTTTGGAGAAGACTGCTGAGTGTTTTTCAGAAGGAACCAAACCTGATGACCACAAGCTTACTCTGGAAAAAGTCTTTCAAGGACTGTCCCTTTTAGAAGCAAAGCTGAAGAGCGTATTTGCCAAACATGGCCTAGAGAAAATGACACCAATTGGTGACAAATATGACCCTCATGAGCATGAACTCATCTGTCACATGCCAGCAGGTGTAGGAGTACAGCCTGGCACTGTGGCATTAGTACGGCAAGATGGCTACAAACTTCATGGCCGCACCATTAGACTTGCCCGAGTAGAAGTGGCAGTGGAGTCTCAGAGAAGGCTGTGAACAAGCCCCCAGGAACTAAAACTCTCGCAGGTTCTGGCACCTGTGTCTCCTTTATTTATTAAGCTGGTTTGTATTATACATGAGGTCCTTCGTGTGCTCCACTTTGGATTTAGTCATATTGGCTTTATCTCTACAGTATCTTATTGGTTTATGTGGCCTGTTTGGTCTCATCAGAAGTCCTGCCATTGGGCATTTGAACAATGTGACAAGTGTCCTATGGCCTTTTTCAAAATGTTTACAAAAA
This window harbors:
- the Grpel2 gene encoding grpE protein homolog 2, mitochondrial; this encodes MAARSLWAVQRLQRLLASGLVSENRGWLHPFSTATQRTAGEDCSSEDPPDVLGPSLAEQALRLKAVKLEKEVQDLTLRYQRAVADCENIRRRTQRCVEDAKIFGIQSFCKDLVEVADILEKTAECFSEGTKPDDHKLTLEKVFQGLSLLEAKLKSVFAKHGLEKMTPIGDKYDPHEHELICHMPAGVGVQPGTVALVRQDGYKLHGRTIRLARVEVAVESQRRL